A stretch of the Archangium violaceum genome encodes the following:
- a CDS encoding Spy/CpxP family protein refolding chaperone has protein sequence MNRPVLALCLLLPLLATAQTQTAPSANEPHGPPPRFAHKSSVALLLEHSQDLALTSAQVSELERIEATLTEQSAPLKQSLESLRPPRGERRPTPGQAPTEEMHARREQAHGLMKQLHDADTAAYQQAEALLSDAQKMTARELIAEEQQAHEQRRREMHQRMGGQPRER, from the coding sequence CCTTGCGCTGTGCCTCTTGCTTCCACTGCTCGCCACGGCCCAGACCCAGACGGCGCCGTCCGCGAACGAGCCCCACGGGCCCCCTCCCCGCTTCGCTCACAAATCGTCGGTGGCGCTGCTGCTCGAGCACAGCCAGGACCTGGCGCTCACGAGCGCGCAGGTCTCCGAGCTGGAGCGCATCGAGGCCACCCTCACCGAGCAGAGTGCCCCTCTGAAGCAGTCCCTGGAGTCGCTGCGCCCGCCCCGGGGCGAGCGGCGTCCCACGCCCGGCCAGGCGCCCACGGAGGAGATGCACGCCCGAAGGGAGCAGGCGCACGGCCTCATGAAGCAGCTACACGACGCGGACACGGCGGCGTACCAGCAGGCCGAGGCACTGCTGAGCGACGCCCAGAAGATGACGGCGCGCGAGCTCATCGCCGAGGAGCAGCAGGCGCATGAGCAGCGCCGGCGGGAGATGCACCAGCGCATGGGGGGTCAGCCGCGCGAGCGCTGA